The Nocardioides sp. S5 genome includes a window with the following:
- a CDS encoding DNA polymerase domain-containing protein, with protein sequence MAKTSETHVQAGEREVRISSPDRVIYEATDHTPAVTKLMVAEYFTSVEEGLMRALRDRPTALERWTSGVRPGMKLATGPQDRNADAFYQKRVPKGAPDYLESVEITFPSGRTAEEICPTEIAVPVWCAQMGTLTFHPWPVRRPDVDHPDELRIDLDPQPGTSFADAVRVAGVARELLADLGMTGFAKTSGNRGIHVYVRIEPRWGFAEVRHAAIAFGRELEKRDYGVTTAWWKEERGERIFVDFNQNTRDRTIASAYSLRPLPGAPVSTPLAWDDLADLTDPHDLNLFSVPSRLAVDGDPWATIDDVHHSLQPLLDLWEEHPVELNYPPDHPKMPGEPPRVQPSKKVAEHWDAEGNRVEGT encoded by the coding sequence ATGGCGAAGACGTCGGAGACCCACGTCCAGGCGGGGGAGCGCGAGGTGCGGATCTCCTCGCCGGACCGGGTGATCTACGAGGCGACCGACCACACGCCCGCGGTGACCAAGCTCATGGTGGCGGAGTACTTCACCAGCGTCGAGGAGGGCCTGATGCGGGCCCTGCGGGACCGCCCGACGGCGCTCGAGCGCTGGACCTCGGGGGTGCGCCCGGGCATGAAGCTCGCCACCGGACCGCAGGACCGCAACGCCGACGCGTTCTACCAGAAGCGGGTGCCCAAGGGGGCTCCCGACTACCTCGAGTCCGTCGAGATCACCTTTCCCTCGGGGCGCACCGCCGAGGAGATCTGCCCGACCGAGATCGCGGTGCCCGTGTGGTGCGCGCAGATGGGCACGCTGACCTTCCACCCGTGGCCGGTCCGGCGCCCCGACGTGGACCACCCCGACGAGCTGCGCATCGACCTCGACCCCCAGCCCGGCACGTCCTTCGCCGACGCCGTACGCGTGGCGGGCGTGGCGCGCGAGCTGCTGGCGGACCTCGGCATGACCGGCTTCGCGAAGACCTCGGGCAACCGCGGGATCCACGTCTACGTCCGCATCGAGCCGAGGTGGGGGTTCGCCGAGGTGCGGCACGCCGCCATCGCCTTCGGCCGCGAGCTGGAGAAGCGCGACTACGGCGTCACGACCGCGTGGTGGAAGGAGGAGCGCGGGGAGCGGATCTTCGTCGACTTCAACCAGAACACCCGCGACCGCACCATCGCCTCGGCCTACTCGCTGCGCCCCCTGCCCGGGGCGCCCGTCTCGACGCCGCTGGCGTGGGACGACCTCGCCGACCTCACCGACCCGCACGACCTCAACCTGTTCTCGGTGCCGTCGCGCCTCGCCGTCGACGGCGACCCGTGGGCCACCATCGACGACGTGCACCACTCGCTCCAGCCGTTGCTGGACCTGTGGGAGGAGCACCCGGTCGAGCTCAACTACCCGCCCGACCACCCGAAGATGCCGGGCGAACCGCCGCGGGTGCAGCCCAGCAAGAAGGTCGCCGAGCACTGGGACGCCGAGGGCAACCGCGTCGAGGGGACCTGA
- the msrB gene encoding peptide-methionine (R)-S-oxide reductase MsrB, whose translation MAYDVQKTDEQWREELSPEEYAVLRQAGTERAFTGEYNDTETEGTYSCKACGSELFTSDTKFHSGCGWPSFYQPMTDTVEYIEDTSHGMKRVEVRCAKCGSHLGHVFPDGFGTPTGDRYCINSISITLNEK comes from the coding sequence ATGGCCTACGACGTGCAGAAGACCGATGAGCAGTGGCGCGAGGAGCTCAGCCCCGAGGAGTACGCCGTGCTCCGCCAGGCCGGCACCGAGCGCGCCTTCACCGGCGAGTACAACGACACCGAGACCGAGGGCACCTACTCGTGCAAGGCGTGCGGCTCGGAGCTGTTCACCAGCGACACCAAGTTCCACTCCGGCTGCGGCTGGCCGAGCTTCTACCAGCCGATGACCGACACCGTGGAGTACATCGAGGACACCTCGCACGGCATGAAGCGCGTCGAGGTCCGCTGCGCGAAGTGCGGCTCGCACCTCGGCCACGTCTTCCCCGACGGCTTCGGCACCCCGACCGGCGACCGCTACTGCATCAACTCGATCAGCATCACGCTCAACGAGAAGTGA
- the hemQ gene encoding hydrogen peroxide-dependent heme synthase, with protein MANDPTAEKTNAARTRELNDTIRYTMWSVFRLRDVLGDADRDAEAADVEALFEVLAEQDVKVRGLYDVSGLRADADLMVWWHAEDSEQLQAAYNAFRRTAFGRRLDPVWSQMALHRPAEFNKSHIPAFLADEEPRAHICVYPFVRSYEWYLLEDAERRAMLAEHGQMARGYADVRANTVASFALGDYEWMLAFEADELHRIVDLMRDLRASTARRHVREEVPFYTGARVSPAELLARLP; from the coding sequence ATGGCCAACGACCCGACCGCAGAGAAGACCAACGCCGCCCGCACCCGGGAGCTCAACGACACCATCCGCTACACCATGTGGTCGGTCTTCAGGCTCCGCGACGTCCTCGGCGACGCCGACCGCGACGCGGAGGCGGCCGACGTCGAGGCGCTCTTCGAGGTGCTGGCCGAGCAGGACGTGAAGGTCCGGGGCCTCTACGACGTCAGCGGACTGCGCGCCGACGCCGACCTGATGGTCTGGTGGCACGCCGAGGACTCCGAGCAGCTCCAGGCCGCCTACAACGCCTTCCGCCGCACCGCCTTCGGCCGCCGGCTCGACCCGGTGTGGTCGCAGATGGCGCTGCACCGCCCGGCCGAGTTCAACAAGTCGCACATCCCGGCCTTCCTCGCCGACGAGGAGCCGCGCGCCCACATCTGCGTGTACCCCTTCGTGCGGTCCTACGAGTGGTACCTCCTCGAGGACGCCGAGCGCCGCGCGATGCTCGCCGAGCACGGCCAGATGGCCCGCGGCTACGCCGACGTGCGCGCCAACACCGTCGCGTCCTTCGCCCTCGGTGACTACGAGTGGATGCTGGCCTTCGAGGCCGACGAGCTGCACCGCATCGTCGACCTGATGCGCGACCTGCGTGCCTCGACCGCGCGCCGCCACGTGCGCGAGGAGGTGCCGTTCTACACCGGCGCCCGGGTCTCGCCGGCCGAGCTCCTCGCCCGCCTGCCCTGA
- the hemG gene encoding protoporphyrinogen oxidase, with the protein MRDVVVIGGGVAGLVAARDLAASGRDVLLVEGSPVLGGKLRSAEVAGLTVDVGAEAMLARRPEGLALAAGLGAELVHPTTASSAVWSRGALRAMPRSLMGVPFDLDQLAESGVLSPEGLARTSRESDTPVADDMSVGDLVAARLGDELVDRLVEPLLGGVYAGHARRISAAAAVPQLLAMARRGSLLEQAAAVPTSTAPVFASLPGGMGRLPGLLVQDGGFEVRTSATVRALARTASGWALTVGPTTRPETVEATEVVLATPPAPAARLLADVAPDASAALAGIGTASVAVVTLVLRAQDLPDALFERSGFLVPPLERATIKASTFSFAKWAWVRDLGGPDLVVLRTSLGRHGEETTLQADDEGLVRVSLADLTALAGLTARPVDTHVQRWGGALPQYAVGHLAQVARIRADVARQPGLAVCGAAYDGVGIPAVIGSARRAVASVTGAE; encoded by the coding sequence GTGCGCGACGTGGTGGTCATCGGTGGGGGAGTCGCGGGACTCGTCGCCGCCCGCGACCTCGCCGCGTCCGGGCGCGACGTGCTGCTCGTGGAGGGCTCCCCGGTGCTCGGCGGCAAGCTCCGCAGCGCGGAGGTCGCCGGCCTCACCGTCGACGTGGGCGCGGAGGCGATGCTCGCGCGGCGCCCCGAGGGCCTCGCTCTCGCCGCCGGCCTGGGGGCCGAGCTCGTCCACCCGACCACGGCGAGCTCCGCCGTCTGGTCCCGCGGCGCGCTCCGGGCGATGCCGCGCTCGCTCATGGGCGTGCCGTTCGACCTCGACCAGCTGGCCGAGAGCGGGGTGCTCAGCCCCGAGGGACTGGCCCGCACGAGCCGGGAGTCGGACACGCCCGTCGCCGACGACATGTCCGTGGGCGACCTGGTCGCCGCGCGCCTGGGCGACGAGCTCGTCGACCGGCTCGTCGAGCCCTTGCTCGGCGGGGTGTACGCCGGTCACGCCCGCCGCATCTCGGCCGCCGCCGCGGTGCCCCAGCTCCTCGCGATGGCACGACGCGGCAGCCTGCTCGAGCAGGCCGCTGCCGTGCCGACCTCGACCGCACCGGTCTTCGCGTCGCTGCCCGGCGGGATGGGCCGCCTGCCCGGCCTGCTCGTGCAGGACGGTGGCTTCGAGGTGCGCACCTCGGCGACGGTGCGCGCCCTCGCGCGTACGGCATCGGGCTGGGCGCTCACCGTCGGACCCACCACCCGCCCCGAGACCGTCGAGGCGACCGAGGTCGTGCTCGCCACACCCCCGGCGCCCGCGGCCCGTCTGCTCGCCGACGTCGCGCCCGACGCCTCCGCCGCGCTGGCCGGGATCGGGACCGCGAGCGTCGCGGTCGTCACGCTGGTGCTCCGCGCCCAGGACCTGCCGGACGCGCTCTTCGAGCGCTCGGGCTTCCTCGTCCCTCCGCTGGAGCGGGCCACCATCAAGGCCTCGACCTTCTCCTTCGCCAAGTGGGCGTGGGTGCGCGACCTCGGGGGCCCCGACCTGGTCGTGCTGCGCACCTCGCTCGGGCGCCACGGCGAGGAGACGACGCTCCAGGCCGACGACGAGGGACTGGTCCGCGTCTCGCTGGCCGACCTCACCGCCCTGGCGGGCCTCACCGCACGGCCGGTCGACACCCACGTGCAGCGGTGGGGTGGCGCGCTCCCGCAGTACGCCGTCGGCCACCTCGCGCAGGTGGCGCGGATCCGCGCCGACGTGGCGCGCCAGCCCGGGCTCGCGGTCTGCGGGGCGGCGTACGACGGGGTGGGCATCCCGGCGGTGATCGGCTCGGCCCGCCGGGCTGTGGCCTCGGTCACCGGGGCAGAATGA
- a CDS encoding NYN domain-containing protein — translation MDPNVSSDRIAVLIDADNTSYSYAEALLDEVAKFGNPTIKRAYGDWSSDRLKGWGNELNLRAIRGMHQGAFTRGKNSTDSAMIIDAMDLLYAGNVEAFALVTSDSDFTSLALRLRESGKVVYGLGEKKTPASLQNACDRFIRLESLGDPASATGSDDAETSTEELDQVPEINLQSALTKAVNAVGGDDGWAAPGAIGKHLNRTHPSLDPRNYEHRGLQGLLAAQPYLETTTEGGAMLVRVKGKAKTSAKAPAKASAKTSAKTSAKTSATAAATTPEQLAEETPVKKRAPRKRAAKKAAPATPPAEPSAAPPAPPEEPQVPRVTTTTRTSRAAAKAAATRTAKKVVAPD, via the coding sequence GTGGACCCCAACGTGAGCTCCGACCGGATCGCCGTGCTGATCGACGCCGACAACACCTCCTACTCCTACGCCGAGGCGCTGCTCGACGAGGTCGCGAAGTTCGGCAACCCGACGATCAAGCGCGCCTACGGCGACTGGTCCTCGGACCGCCTCAAGGGCTGGGGCAACGAGCTCAACCTCCGCGCGATCCGCGGCATGCACCAGGGCGCCTTCACCCGTGGCAAGAACTCCACCGACTCGGCGATGATCATCGACGCGATGGACCTGCTCTACGCCGGCAACGTGGAGGCTTTCGCCCTCGTCACCAGCGACAGCGACTTCACCAGCCTGGCGCTGCGGCTGCGCGAGTCCGGCAAGGTCGTCTACGGCCTCGGCGAGAAGAAGACCCCGGCGTCGTTGCAGAACGCCTGCGACCGCTTCATCCGGCTCGAGTCGCTCGGCGACCCGGCCTCGGCGACCGGGTCCGACGACGCCGAGACCTCGACCGAGGAGCTCGACCAGGTCCCGGAGATCAACCTCCAGAGCGCGCTGACCAAGGCCGTCAACGCGGTGGGCGGCGACGACGGCTGGGCGGCGCCCGGCGCGATCGGCAAGCACCTCAATCGGACACACCCCTCGCTGGACCCCCGCAACTACGAGCACCGCGGCCTCCAGGGCCTCCTCGCCGCCCAGCCCTACCTCGAGACGACCACCGAGGGCGGGGCGATGCTCGTGCGGGTCAAGGGCAAGGCCAAGACGTCCGCGAAGGCACCCGCCAAGGCGTCTGCGAAGACGTCTGCGAAGACGTCTGCGAAGACCTCCGCCACCGCAGCGGCGACGACGCCGGAGCAGCTGGCGGAGGAGACGCCGGTGAAGAAGCGGGCGCCCCGGAAGCGGGCCGCGAAGAAGGCCGCCCCCGCGACCCCGCCCGCGGAGCCGTCGGCAGCCCCGCCGGCTCCCCCGGAGGAACCCCAGGTGCCCCGGGTCACCACCACGACGCGTACGTCGCGCGCCGCCGCGAAGGCGGCTGCGACCAGGACGGCGAAGAAGGTCGTCGCGCCGGACTGA
- the hemE gene encoding uroporphyrinogen decarboxylase yields the protein MTVAAPAPHPGLSESPFLRAARGEQPSHTPVWFMRQAGRSLPEYLKVREGIGMLESCMDADLVTEITLQPVRRYGVDAAIFFSDIVLPLKAVGVDLDIKPGVGPVVASPVRTLADVEAIPDLTPEHVPFISQAVRQLTGELGATPLIGFAGAPFTVASYLVEGGPSKEHAKTKAMMFGAPDVWDALMRKIAGIAAAYLRIQVEAGASAVQLFDSWAGALTPADYRASVMPHSERVLAAAGELGVPRIHFGVGTTNLLGLMGEAGADVVGVDWRTPLEQAIPLVGGRVVQGNLDPTLVFAPTEVMTARAAEIIEAGRAAKGHIFNLGHGVIPSTDPDQLKRLTEFVHAH from the coding sequence GTGACCGTCGCCGCTCCCGCTCCCCACCCCGGACTGTCCGAGAGCCCGTTCCTGCGGGCCGCACGCGGGGAGCAGCCCTCCCACACGCCGGTGTGGTTCATGCGGCAGGCGGGGCGCTCGCTGCCGGAGTACCTCAAGGTCCGCGAGGGCATCGGCATGCTCGAGTCCTGCATGGACGCCGACCTCGTCACCGAGATCACCCTCCAGCCCGTGCGCCGCTACGGCGTCGACGCCGCGATCTTCTTCTCCGACATCGTGCTGCCGCTCAAGGCGGTCGGGGTCGACCTCGACATCAAGCCGGGCGTGGGTCCGGTCGTCGCATCCCCGGTGCGCACCCTCGCCGACGTCGAGGCGATCCCCGACCTCACGCCCGAGCACGTGCCCTTCATCTCGCAGGCCGTGCGCCAGCTGACCGGCGAGCTCGGCGCGACACCGCTCATCGGCTTCGCCGGCGCCCCCTTCACCGTCGCGTCCTACCTCGTCGAGGGCGGTCCGTCGAAGGAGCACGCGAAGACGAAGGCGATGATGTTCGGTGCTCCCGACGTGTGGGACGCGCTGATGCGCAAGATCGCGGGCATCGCCGCGGCCTACCTCCGCATCCAGGTGGAGGCCGGTGCCTCCGCGGTGCAGCTCTTCGACTCCTGGGCCGGTGCGCTCACCCCGGCCGACTACCGCGCCTCCGTCATGCCCCACTCCGAGCGGGTGCTGGCGGCGGCCGGTGAGCTCGGCGTGCCGCGGATCCACTTCGGGGTCGGCACCACCAACCTCCTCGGCCTGATGGGAGAGGCCGGCGCCGACGTCGTGGGCGTCGACTGGCGTACGCCGCTGGAGCAGGCGATCCCGCTCGTGGGGGGCCGGGTGGTGCAGGGCAACCTCGACCCGACGCTGGTGTTCGCACCCACCGAGGTGATGACCGCACGTGCGGCCGAGATCATCGAGGCCGGGCGTGCGGCGAAGGGCCACATCTTCAACCTCGGCCACGGCGTGATCCCCTCGACCGACCCCGACCAGCTGAAGCGACTCACGGAGTTCGTGCACGCCCACTGA